The segment ATGACCACCGCAGTGATTATGCTGGTGATTGCCATGTCAGCAGTACTCAGCTGGACGCTTTCAAGCTGGCAGGTACCCGGCGCGATTGCCCAGGCGGTGCTGTCGCTTTCCACCAATCCCTACGTGATTATGCTGCTGGTCGTGGCCGTGATTCTGCTAACGGGGGTATTTATAGAGACCGCTAGCGCTTTGATTATTCTTACCCCGGTGCTGCTGCCGCTGGTACTGCAGTTGGGCATCGACCCTATCCACTTTGGTTTGATTATTGTGGTGGGGCTGTCGATTGGCATGATTACCCCGCCAGTGGCAATCAACCTTTATGTGGCTTCGTCAGTCACTCAGCTACCGCTGGAGCGCATCACTCAGGCGATTATCCCGTATCTGTTAGGGTTGATTGGCGTGCTGCTATTGGTGGTTTACGTACCGATCCTGCTGGGCTGGTCGGGTAGTTAGCAAGCCGTTAATACTGAGCTGAAATGCGTTGATATGAACAAGGGGCTTGCCATGTGGCAGCCCCTTTTTTCTATTTCACCTGTTGGCTACTGCTGGCTTTTTAACAACGTGTGTTTTCAGCCAGCAGTGAGCATAACGTAAGGCTTAGAACTCTTCCCAATCGTCGTCGCCTGCTTTAACAGGGGCTTGCTTAGAAGAGAGCGCGGGGCGCTTGAGTTCCTGGCGTGTACTTGGCGCACCAGAAGGCAGTGCCTGACGCGGTTGATTTAACGCCGGCCGTGTCGATGAAGTTTGTGGCTCATCGTCGCCAAGCACGAAGGTGTTGATCAGCTCATTAAGGTGCTCAGCGTGACGGCGCATATTGGCCGCTGCCGTGGTGGATTCCTGTACCATGGCGGCGTTTTGCTGGGTCATGGTATCCATTTCCGCAACAGCTGTATTGATCTGGCCAATACCGCTGCTTTGCTCCTTGGCGCCAGCCGTAATCTCACCGATCACATCGGTCACCTTCGAGACACTTTCAACAATGTCATGCATCGTCGCACCCGCCTTACGCACTAGCTCGGCACCGGTGTGGGTGTGCTTAACAGAGCTATCAATCAGCGTGCGGATCTCTTTCGACGCGTTACTAGAGCGGCTAGCCAGTGTGCGTACTTCTTGCGCGACGACCGCAAAGCCACGGCCATGTTCCCCCGCCCGTGCGGCTTCCACCGAGGCATTAAGTGCCAGAATATTGGTCTGGAAAGCGATGGCATCAATCATGGTGATGATTTCGCTGATACGCGTCGCCGAGTCGTTGATATCGTGCATCGTCCGCTCGACCTGTCCCATGGCTTCTTCACCATGGTGGGCTACTTCAGCAGTAGACTGCACCAGCTGATTGGCCTGCTGGGCATTATCTGCACTGTGATTCACGGTCGAGGTGATTTCTTCCATGGAAGCCGAGGTTTCTTGCAGATTGGCTGCGGCCTGCTCGGTACGGGTAGCCAGTTCCTCGGAGCTATGGGAAATTTCTCCCGCTGAGTGATAAACACTCATTGTGCTACGGCGCACATCACGCAAGGTTTCCTGCATGCGCTCAACAAAGGCGTTGAACTGAACCGCTAGGTTGCCAACCTCGTCATTACTTTCTACCGCTAGGCGGCGGGTCAGGTCGCCACGGCCTTGGGCGATATCGTGCATAGCGCTGGCGGTGCGTTTAATCGGCCCTACAGTGCGGCGGACAAAGCCAAACGCGAGCAGTGCCACTGCAACTAATAAGACAGCCCCCAACAAAATAGCGAACAGGATAGACTGGCGTAGATCCGCGTTAGCGGCCGCCTCAAGTTCAGCAACCACTGCATCAACATCGGTGACGTAAACCCCAGCACCGATCATCCAGCCCCACTTTTCTAAACTCTCTACATACGAGTGTTTCGGCTCAATTTCACGGGTGCTTGGGTATTCCCATAAGTAGCTATGAAAACCGCCACCGTTCTTGGCAACCTGAAGAATATCGCGAATAAGGTAATTTCCGTCTGGGGTTCGTACGTCCATCATGTTGGTACCTTCACGCTCTGGCGCAGGGGCCGTCACGACATTGTTACCATCGAAGTCGTAGATAAAAACGTAGTTATTACCTTCAAAGCGCATAGCGCGCACGATCTCTGCTACCTGCTGTTTGGCTTCCTCATCATTGGCACCTGCTTGCTCATAAATAGGGGAAATGGCGGTCGTTGCCACTTGAACAATGTCGCGCACTGCATGGCGGCGCTCTTCAATCAGCACCTCACGCTGATTCGCCAGCGTCTCGCGGGTGTTTTGAATGCGCTCATAGGCGTTAAACGCGACTAACCCTGCGGTCACTATGAAAAGCGGCAGTAGGACAAGCGTCAGCACTTTAGCCTGTAAGCTTAGGCTTCTTTTTGGCGGAGTCGAAGAAGAAGGAGGAGTAGCCATAAAGTGTTTCTCAGTAGGTCATCGGAAGAATTTTTAATAGTTTTATGCATTTTTTATCGACCTAACCTGTGTCAACTTTAACCACTTCGCGTATTTTTTTGTTTATGAACAGCAAATTAACGCTCAAAATTGAGCTTTCATAACCTGCGTTAAGGTTATCTTTAGCCTATCCAGTCACTGTAGGGGTGTGGTGGCCAAGGACGGCCCGTTTTAGCAAGCCGCTAGCCACGTTTTTTTGACTGCTCTGCCCCCTCTTGGGGCAGGGCAGTTTTTTATTGGGGGCGATTTTCGCAACGCTTATGCCGTTGCTGCCTGTGGCCGACGCTCATCCAGCATGCCTTTATCGAGAATAAAGCGGATGATCTCCTCAAGCCCAACGCCATCGTAGAGGTTGGTGAACACAAAGGGACGCTCGCCGCGCATTTTCTTCGAATCCCGCTCCATTACCTCAAGAGAGGCATGTACCTGCTCGGCAATATCAATCTTGTTGATAATCAGCAGGTCTGACTTGGTAATGCCTGGCCCGCCTTTACGGGGGATCTTATCGCCTGCGGAAACGTCAATCACGTACAGCGTGAGATCGGAAAGCTCAGGGCTGAACGTCGCAGAGAGGTTGTCGCCACCGGACTCCACCAGTACCAGCTCTAATTTTGGATGGCGGGCATGTAGCTCGTCGATGGCCGCCAGATTCATTGAGGCATCTTCACGGATGGCGGTATGCGGGCAACCCCCGGTTTCCACACCTAGGATACGGTCAGCAGGCAGCGCATCGTGTTTGAGCAGAAAGTCGGCGTCTTCGCGAGTGTATATGTCGTTGGTTACGACAGCGATATCATAGTAATCCCGTAGTGCCGAACAGAGCTGCTTGAGCAGCGCGGTTTTACCGGAACCCACCGGGCCACCCACACCTACACGTAAACAGTGCGTCATTGTCATCTCCTACTCATAAGCGTTTAACTTCTAAACAAGCGTGAATATTGTGTTTCGTGCAGAGCGCTTGCCAGCGCCACGCCGGGCAGTACCGGGCCAAGATCATCATCTTCTAGCAACAGTGCCTGGTCGACGGCCGCCACCAGTTCCCCGCGCAGCTGTTCAATCACCCGCTGGGCGGCGGTATGGCCCAGGGGAAGTGCTTTGCAGGCCACTGCCAGTTGGTTTTCCAGCCACGCCCAGCCAAACCCTAATAGCGCTTGGCGCGGGGGCACACGGCGCATAAAAGCGGCGTAGCTAAATAGCGTCACATAGCCTGCATGGGCAGGTAATAAAGGCGGCAGACAGCCTTCACTTCGCTCATCCTGGCAGGGTAATAAGTCCAGGCTGCCCAGCAGACGTTTGAGTGAAGCGCCCAAGCGGCTATCCTCAGCGGCTAATTCAGCGGTTTCGCGGGTGGCGGCTAGCCATTCGTCCCACTGAGCGATTGCATCGCTGTCCTGCTGCTCAAGGGCGGTGTAAAAGCGCGCGATCAGCGGCAGTTCACAGCGGGTTAGGCCATCTTCCAGTACGCCAGAAAGCCACTCAGAAAGGCTTTGCTCATCACTTACCCAGCCTAGCTCAAAGGCACTTTCCAATCCTTGGGAAAACGCAAAGGCACCAATGGGCAGCGCGGGGCTGACCAGTTGCATTAGCCCTAGCAGGGCTAAGTCATGGCTTTCTGGTGCGGCATGCTCAGTGGGCATGATGATGCTCATGCGTGTGTGAATGATCATGTGGATGCTCATGGTCGTGGGAGTGCCCATGACTATGAGAATGACCTTGAGAATGCCCTTGTGAATGCCCGCCGCCACCTACTTGGTTATAGGCGCCTGGTTCTGGGTCGAAGGTGGCGTTGTGATGCTCAAGCTCAGCCCCCAGTAGTTCCGCCAGTTCTTCTAGCACATGGTCGGGTGGAAAACGCACCCAGCCACCCTTTTCGTCTTCGCCCAGCGCCAACTGTACATGGCGATTGCCAAGATGATACGCCAGCCGCGCCAGGGGTAAGCCGGTGCTAACTCGCGCGGTCACCACCGGCTCGATGGCGGCACGTATGCGCACCACCTCCCCACTCTCAGCTTTTAAGCCTTCGCCATCGCGCAGCACCGGGCCACGGTCTAGAAACAGGCCCAAGGCTTGGCCGCTGTCGCTGTCCGCTTTTAAGCGCCCGCGAATGCGCAGTTCGAAGGGTAGTGTCAGCGTGTCGCTGGCGGCACGCTCTTCCACCGGCCCTAAACGTTCTATCAGTTTCAGCATCTCTACCGTCCTTTCGCTATCTATGAGGCTGTGCCGGGGGTAGGCCTACGAGAGGGCGCTGTGAATACATCCCTGTACGCTACTTTTGCCATCCATGGCAAAAAACCCTCTCTTCGGCCTCCCCCGTCACCTCTACCTAAATGAAATAGCCCCAATTAAAACAAGTGATAACGCTGGGCTAGTGGCAGTTCGGTGGCGGGCTCGCAGGTGAGTAGCTCGCCATCGCAGCGCACTTCATAGGTTTGTGGGTCAACGGTGAGCTCTGGGCAGGCGTCGTTGAGCTTCATATCTTTTTTACGCACGCCGCGCACGTTCTTGCACGCCGTCAACGTGCTGTGCAAGCCCAGGCGCTCTTTAACCCCCGCATCAATGGCGGCTTGGCTCACGAAGTTGAGCCGTGTCTGGCTGGCGGCCTTTCCAAACGCCCCAAACATAAAGCGATAATGCACCGGCTGAGGGGTAGGAATAGACGCGTTGGGGTCGCCCATGGGCGCTGCCGCAATCATGCCGCCTTTTAAAATCAGGGAGGGCTTTACGCCGAAGAATGCCGGCTTCCAGAGTACTAAATCCGCCAGCTTGCCAACTTCGATAGAACCTACCTCATGGGCAATGCCGTGGGTAATCGCGGGATTAATGGTGTATTTGGCGATATAACGCTTGGCGCGCAGGTTATCAGCGCCCAATGCTTCATCTTCAGGCAATAAGCCGCGCTGCACCTTCATTTTATGGGCCGTTTGCCAGGTACGGCAGACCACTTCGCCCACTCGTCCCATGGCTTGGGAATCCGAGGCAATCATCGAGATCACGCCCAGGTCGTGGAGAATATCTTCGGCGGCGATCGTTTCACGGCGAATACGTGAGTCGGCAAAGGCCACGTCTTCGGGAATGTTGGGGTCCAGGTGGTGGCAGACCATCAACATATCCAGGTGTTCGTCGATGGTGTTAACCGTATAAGGCCGCGTCGGATTAGTGGAAGACGGCAGCACGTACTCTTTGGAGCAGGCGGTCAGGATATCCGGCGCGTGACCGCCGCCTGCCCCTTCGGTGTGATAGGTGTGAATGCCGCGCTCTTTAAATGCCGCCAGGGTGTCTTCCACAAAGCCGGACTCGTTGAGTGTGTCGGTGTGGATCGCGATCTGCACATCGTACTTTTCTGCCACGCTGAGGCAGTTATCAATGGAAGCAGGCGTGGTGCCCCAGTCTTCGTGGAGTTTGAGCCCCATGGCACCTGCTTCCAACTGCGCTTCCAACGCTTCCGGCAGGCTGGCGTTGCCTTTGCCCAACAGGCCAATGTTCATCGGCAGGTCGTCCACCGCTTGCAGCATTTTGCCAATATGCCAGGCTCCAGGCGTACAGGTTGTCGCATTAGAGCCCGTTGCAGGACCAGTGCCGCCGCCCAGCATGGTGGTCACGCCGCTCATCAGCGCTTCTTCTACCTGTTGGGGGCAAATAAAGTGAATATGCGCGTCAATACCGCCAGCGGTGAGAATCTTGCCTTCGCCTGAGATAATTTCAGTGCCGGGCCCAATCACTATATCCACATCCGGCTGAGTGTCGGGATTACCTGCCTTGCCAACCGCGGCAATGCGCCCGTTTTGCAGGCCGACATCGGCTTTAACAATGCCCCACCAGTCTAAAATCAGCGCATTGGTAATCACCGTATCCATCACCGTGGCGTCGTTAAGCTGGCTTTGCCCCATGCCGTCGCGGATGACCTTACCACCGCCGAATTTCACCTCGTCACCGTAGTGGGTAGCGTCTTGCTCCACTTCGATCCACAGCTCGGTATCGCCCAGGCGCACGCGGTCGCCCACGGTGGGGCCGTACATATCGGCGTAGGCTTGCCGACTGATTTTGTTAACCGGTTTCATTGTTTATCTCCATCGAGCGCACCCATCACATCGCCACGGAAGCCGTAAATTTCGCGCTTACCAACGAAGGGAATTAGCGTGACCTCGCGGGTCTGACCAGGCTCAAAGCGAATCGCGGTGCCTGCTGCGACATCTAAGCGAAAACCACGGGCTTTGCTGCGATCAAATACCAGCGCGGGGTTGGCTTCAGCGAAGTGGTAGTGAGAGCCGATCTGAATGGGGCGGTCGCCGGTATTGGCCACTTCGACGCTAATCCGCTCGCGGCCCACGCATAGCTCAATATCACCGTCTTTTAACTGGTACTGTCCTGGAATCATTGGGCCGGAAATCATGGCAGCCTCCTGGTTGCTGACGACTAGTTGATTGGCGTGTGAACGGTCACGAGCTTGGTGCCATCCGGAAAGGTGGCTTCTACCTGCACCTCATCCACCATTTCCGCCACGCCATCCATGACGTCATCACGGCTAAGGATTTCACGACCGTAGCTCATTAAGTCAGCAACACTTCTACCGTCACGGGCGCCTTCGATAATTTCGAAGCTGATCAGCGCCACGGCTTCGGGGTAGTTAAGCTTTAGGCCGCGTGCTTTGCGGCGCTCGGCAAGCTGGGCAGCAGAAAACAGCAGCAGCTTATCTTTGTCTCGTGGGGTCAGTTCCATGGGGGCTCCATTGGCTTGATCAGTGGGAGCGCTCAACAGAAACGACGGTGCAGGATTCGGAACAACGCTCCCAGACTATCGAAACCGAGCACGCCTATTTGAAGCAATACAGCGCAACCGCCGTACCAAAATGGTGAATATGAAAAATAGTTATTATTATTCAATAGTTTGAAAAATATCGACTTTCTCTTATTCGCACCAAAAGTGCACCACGCTAATTAACCAACCCTTTAATCGCACCAAAAAAGTGCAACAAAACTCCCCGTTTAGCACTTACTACCAAATAGAAATAAAACACATTACTATTTGCACGCGTCTTTTAAATAAGGCTTTTGTTGAGCCTCTATTTCTACATCAGGTTGAGACACACCACGTGACCATCAGCACCCGCTATACCGTTGATCATTTTTTGGGCTACGGACGCCGATACAGTATCGATTACTGCTTTCCCATCACCTCCAACGCTGCCTGTACGCCGAAAACATCGATCGCTCAAGGACGTGTAGAAGACGTTAGCTTAGCGGCGGGTGTGGAACTTTTTATTTCTGATTTGGAGGTGCTGCGACCTTATCAATCGTTCTCTAAGGGTAATACCGACCTGCTGATTGTGGTGATGTTAGAAGGCTGCGCACATTTCGATATTGATGGCAAAAAGCGTTGGATAACAGCAGGGGAAGCTTGCTGGCTAAGGCTGGATACAGGTTTAACGCTAAGCGCTTTTCATCCTGCTAATCAACGGCTTCGCACGCTATGCCTGTCGCTCGACGCATCAGCGATGCACGCTTGGTATGGTGCTCACATCTCATCGGCATCCCCCCATGTCTGGCAACTCAGCCCTGGGTTACAGCTAACCATCGATGAAGCGTGCCGTGCTTCCAGTAGCGCTGAGTCACAGCGCATGCGCTTTCAGGGTTTAGCACTGCAAATCATCGCCCAGGGGCTGGACTGCCGTTCGCCATACACAGCTAACAATGGCGCACTGTATCGGCAGCGCTTGGCGCTAATACGCCGCTGGCTGGATGAAGAGCCGTCGTTTGACCATACGCTGCAACGCTTAGCGGATCGCGCGGCCATGAGCCCAAGTACGCTAATGCGGCATTTCAAGATGGCTTATGGCCTAGCGCCCATCGACTATTTGCGGAAGCGTCGGCTTTCGCTAGCCCGCGAGCTGCTGCTGAGCGGCCACAGCGTTCAACAAGCGGCACATTTAAGCGGCTACCGTCATGCCAGCAACTTTATTACTGCATTCAAGAAAAACTACGGTATCTCGCCGGGTGCTTTGACAGAAAGTTCCCTTAAACGCCCCTAAAACGAGACGGCTGACGTTTGCGCATAATCAATTGCGCGGCGGGCATAACCACCCGCCCACCATAAGTGGAATAATTCTCATTATGAAATACTAACTATTGGCAACATCCACTTTGGAAAACCGCTCCATGCCATTTTCATATCGATCAACATGCACTGCGCTTATTCTTTCCTACCCGTTGCTTGCTTTCGCTGAAGCTCCTGACGAAACATTGGACAATTTGCTCGTCACCGGTGAGCGCCTCAGCACCAGCAGTGAGGGCACTCAACGCTATACAGTTCCCGCTAGTCGCAGTGCGGTTGGGCTGTCATTAACGCCACGCGAGACCCCCCAATCGACAAGTGTTATTACTCGCCAGCAGATCGACGACCGTGCGGTACAGACAGGCGGTGATGTTTTAGCCCAAGTACCCGGTGTTTCGCCAAGCCGAGCTGACAGTAACCGAATTAGCTATGCCGCGCGTGGCTTCTCGATACGTAGCGTGCAGTTTGACGGACTCAGCATTCCGCTCAGTGGTTTTTGGAATTTTGGCGATACCGACTGGGATGCTGCGATTTATGACCGTGTTGAAGTGGTGCGCGGGGCAACCGGTTTATTGACCGGCGCTGGTGAACCTTCGGCAAGCGTTAACTTTATTCGCAAACGTCCGTTATCCGAAGCCGCTGCGTCTGTTTCCGCAGGCATCGGCCGTTGGGATCGT is part of the Halomonas sp. GT genome and harbors:
- a CDS encoding methyl-accepting chemotaxis protein, producing MATPPSSSTPPKRSLSLQAKVLTLVLLPLFIVTAGLVAFNAYERIQNTRETLANQREVLIEERRHAVRDIVQVATTAISPIYEQAGANDEEAKQQVAEIVRAMRFEGNNYVFIYDFDGNNVVTAPAPEREGTNMMDVRTPDGNYLIRDILQVAKNGGGFHSYLWEYPSTREIEPKHSYVESLEKWGWMIGAGVYVTDVDAVVAELEAAANADLRQSILFAILLGAVLLVAVALLAFGFVRRTVGPIKRTASAMHDIAQGRGDLTRRLAVESNDEVGNLAVQFNAFVERMQETLRDVRRSTMSVYHSAGEISHSSEELATRTEQAAANLQETSASMEEITSTVNHSADNAQQANQLVQSTAEVAHHGEEAMGQVERTMHDINDSATRISEIITMIDAIAFQTNILALNASVEAARAGEHGRGFAVVAQEVRTLASRSSNASKEIRTLIDSSVKHTHTGAELVRKAGATMHDIVESVSKVTDVIGEITAGAKEQSSGIGQINTAVAEMDTMTQQNAAMVQESTTAAANMRRHAEHLNELINTFVLGDDEPQTSSTRPALNQPRQALPSGAPSTRQELKRPALSSKQAPVKAGDDDWEEF
- the ureG gene encoding urease accessory protein UreG — its product is MTHCLRVGVGGPVGSGKTALLKQLCSALRDYYDIAVVTNDIYTREDADFLLKHDALPADRILGVETGGCPHTAIREDASMNLAAIDELHARHPKLELVLVESGGDNLSATFSPELSDLTLYVIDVSAGDKIPRKGGPGITKSDLLIINKIDIAEQVHASLEVMERDSKKMRGERPFVFTNLYDGVGLEEIIRFILDKGMLDERRPQAATA
- a CDS encoding urease accessory protein UreF → MPTEHAAPESHDLALLGLMQLVSPALPIGAFAFSQGLESAFELGWVSDEQSLSEWLSGVLEDGLTRCELPLIARFYTALEQQDSDAIAQWDEWLAATRETAELAAEDSRLGASLKRLLGSLDLLPCQDERSEGCLPPLLPAHAGYVTLFSYAAFMRRVPPRQALLGFGWAWLENQLAVACKALPLGHTAAQRVIEQLRGELVAAVDQALLLEDDDLGPVLPGVALASALHETQYSRLFRS
- a CDS encoding urease accessory protein UreE translates to MLKLIERLGPVEERAASDTLTLPFELRIRGRLKADSDSGQALGLFLDRGPVLRDGEGLKAESGEVVRIRAAIEPVVTARVSTGLPLARLAYHLGNRHVQLALGEDEKGGWVRFPPDHVLEELAELLGAELEHHNATFDPEPGAYNQVGGGGHSQGHSQGHSHSHGHSHDHEHPHDHSHTHEHHHAH
- the ureC gene encoding urease subunit alpha, producing MKPVNKISRQAYADMYGPTVGDRVRLGDTELWIEVEQDATHYGDEVKFGGGKVIRDGMGQSQLNDATVMDTVITNALILDWWGIVKADVGLQNGRIAAVGKAGNPDTQPDVDIVIGPGTEIISGEGKILTAGGIDAHIHFICPQQVEEALMSGVTTMLGGGTGPATGSNATTCTPGAWHIGKMLQAVDDLPMNIGLLGKGNASLPEALEAQLEAGAMGLKLHEDWGTTPASIDNCLSVAEKYDVQIAIHTDTLNESGFVEDTLAAFKERGIHTYHTEGAGGGHAPDILTACSKEYVLPSSTNPTRPYTVNTIDEHLDMLMVCHHLDPNIPEDVAFADSRIRRETIAAEDILHDLGVISMIASDSQAMGRVGEVVCRTWQTAHKMKVQRGLLPEDEALGADNLRAKRYIAKYTINPAITHGIAHEVGSIEVGKLADLVLWKPAFFGVKPSLILKGGMIAAAPMGDPNASIPTPQPVHYRFMFGAFGKAASQTRLNFVSQAAIDAGVKERLGLHSTLTACKNVRGVRKKDMKLNDACPELTVDPQTYEVRCDGELLTCEPATELPLAQRYHLF
- a CDS encoding urease subunit beta, yielding MIPGQYQLKDGDIELCVGRERISVEVANTGDRPIQIGSHYHFAEANPALVFDRSKARGFRLDVAAGTAIRFEPGQTREVTLIPFVGKREIYGFRGDVMGALDGDKQ
- a CDS encoding urease subunit gamma, whose translation is MELTPRDKDKLLLFSAAQLAERRKARGLKLNYPEAVALISFEIIEGARDGRSVADLMSYGREILSRDDVMDGVAEMVDEVQVEATFPDGTKLVTVHTPIN
- a CDS encoding AraC family transcriptional regulator, whose translation is MTISTRYTVDHFLGYGRRYSIDYCFPITSNAACTPKTSIAQGRVEDVSLAAGVELFISDLEVLRPYQSFSKGNTDLLIVVMLEGCAHFDIDGKKRWITAGEACWLRLDTGLTLSAFHPANQRLRTLCLSLDASAMHAWYGAHISSASPHVWQLSPGLQLTIDEACRASSSAESQRMRFQGLALQIIAQGLDCRSPYTANNGALYRQRLALIRRWLDEEPSFDHTLQRLADRAAMSPSTLMRHFKMAYGLAPIDYLRKRRLSLARELLLSGHSVQQAAHLSGYRHASNFITAFKKNYGISPGALTESSLKRP